A window of Sphingorhabdus lacus contains these coding sequences:
- a CDS encoding ExbD/TolR family protein → MAMSGGKDDGQPMMEMNTTPLIDVMLVLLIMLMITIPPVSHAVNIDLPVNDPNQPPPDVPIDPVINKIIILPDSTIQWNGTPVTLQQMEQFLVRTTSMNPEPELQFQPAPTAPYDTVDKALVAVKRSGISKFGFVGNEQYRVFGKASREGR, encoded by the coding sequence ATGGCAATGAGTGGCGGTAAAGATGATGGCCAGCCGATGATGGAAATGAACACGACGCCGTTGATCGACGTCATGCTCGTTCTCCTCATCATGCTGATGATCACCATCCCCCCGGTTTCGCACGCCGTAAATATCGACCTTCCGGTCAACGATCCTAACCAGCCTCCACCCGATGTTCCGATCGATCCGGTGATCAACAAGATCATCATTCTTCCGGACAGCACGATCCAGTGGAATGGTACGCCGGTGACATTGCAGCAGATGGAGCAGTTTCTGGTCCGGACAACTTCAATGAACCCGGAACCGGAACTCCAGTTCCAGCCAGCGCCAACCGCGCCATATGACACGGTCGACAAGGCACTGGTTGCGGTCAAGCGGAGCGGTATTTCCAAATTCGGATTTGTCGGAAACGAACAGTATCGCGTCTTTGGCAAGGCATCGCGCGAGGGCCGGTAG
- a CDS encoding HNH endonuclease: protein MLHTGTFEAAGRARHPENCPALVLNADYTPLSYYPLSLWPWQTAIKAVFLDKVDIVSSYDRHVHSPSLDMKIPSVIALRQYVKPSEYPAFTRFNLFLRDKFECQYCGSGDNLTFDHVIPRRLGGITSWENVTTACLPCNLKKGGRTPKQAHMQLNMAAIRPTSWQLQDRGRAFPPNHLHETWHDWLYWDIELEQ from the coding sequence ATGTTGCATACCGGAACTTTCGAAGCAGCTGGCAGGGCACGGCATCCTGAAAATTGCCCGGCGCTGGTGCTGAATGCTGATTATACCCCGCTCAGTTACTATCCGCTGAGCCTGTGGCCGTGGCAAACCGCAATCAAGGCAGTATTCCTCGACAAGGTCGATATTGTGTCGAGCTACGACCGGCACGTGCACAGCCCCAGCCTCGATATGAAAATCCCGTCGGTGATCGCACTTCGTCAATATGTGAAGCCGTCTGAATATCCCGCTTTCACCCGTTTCAACCTGTTTCTGCGCGACAAGTTTGAATGCCAATATTGCGGATCGGGTGACAATCTGACCTTCGACCACGTCATCCCGCGCCGATTGGGCGGGATTACCAGCTGGGAAAATGTCACCACCGCCTGTTTGCCATGCAACCTCAAAAAAGGCGGACGCACACCCAAGCAGGCGCATATGCAACTCAACATGGCGGCCATCCGTCCAACGAGCTGGCAGCTTCAGGACCGGGGCCGCGCCTTCCCGCCAAACCACCTGCACGAGACGTGGCACGACTGGCTCTATTGGGACATCGAGTTGGAGCAATAG
- a CDS encoding AraC family transcriptional regulator has protein sequence MTLLDGLSFGWRTALLSVMFLQLLLLALSLTRVLQNRIANRTMAALLFVLAGMLIPWMIGFAGFYDKWMWLTFAPFQISLAVAPLFYLYAHALVTGQWPDKGQRHLIPAAVQLLVYTGSFLLPFTLKMRWADMASPALTWITSIAIVIGLGFYCYASLRLLQTYRAALAAARSDGHRYAALWLGNAIAALALLLLIWTSFLVWDLLSPLGYSGLMWLYIAIGAFALYLGIEAWRHSPLPFPPLSSLKATADTLPPPRDWAELGKLWADKVKAEDWASDPDLSLASLARKLGTNSGHLSRAINEGLGINFAAFINDLRARRVAAMIAQGRQDDLLDLALDAGFSSKASFNRAFAATFGMAPSQWRKRQVSNHE, from the coding sequence ATGACGTTACTGGACGGGCTCTCCTTTGGATGGCGCACCGCCCTGTTGTCCGTCATGTTCCTACAGCTTTTGTTGCTCGCACTTTCGCTAACGCGGGTACTGCAAAACAGGATCGCAAACCGCACGATGGCAGCCCTGCTGTTCGTGTTAGCCGGAATGTTGATCCCCTGGATGATCGGTTTTGCAGGCTTCTATGACAAATGGATGTGGCTAACCTTCGCACCCTTTCAGATAAGCCTCGCAGTTGCGCCGCTCTTTTATCTTTACGCCCATGCACTTGTGACCGGGCAATGGCCTGATAAGGGTCAACGGCACTTGATCCCGGCCGCGGTGCAATTGCTTGTCTATACGGGCAGCTTTCTCTTGCCGTTTACACTGAAGATGCGCTGGGCGGATATGGCATCACCGGCACTGACTTGGATCACCAGCATCGCGATTGTGATAGGGCTAGGCTTTTATTGCTATGCCAGCTTAAGGCTGCTGCAGACCTATCGCGCCGCATTGGCGGCCGCACGTTCCGACGGGCATCGCTATGCCGCTCTCTGGTTGGGCAACGCAATTGCTGCCCTCGCCCTGCTCCTGCTCATCTGGACAAGCTTTTTGGTTTGGGACCTGCTTTCGCCCTTGGGTTATAGCGGCCTCATGTGGCTCTATATCGCCATTGGTGCATTCGCGCTCTACCTTGGTATCGAAGCGTGGCGGCATTCACCTCTACCCTTTCCTCCGCTATCAAGTCTCAAGGCAACCGCCGACACACTCCCACCGCCGCGCGATTGGGCGGAGCTCGGAAAATTATGGGCCGATAAAGTGAAAGCGGAAGACTGGGCATCCGATCCAGATCTATCGCTGGCATCACTGGCACGAAAGCTGGGGACAAACAGCGGCCATTTATCCCGCGCTATCAATGAAGGGCTGGGCATCAACTTTGCGGCCTTTATCAACGACCTGCGCGCGCGCCGCGTTGCGGCGATGATAGCGCAAGGTCGCCAAGACGATTTGCTGGACCTCGCACTAGACGCAGGCTTCAGTTCCAAGGCGAGCTTCAACCGTGCCTTTGCCGCCACCTTCGGCATGGCGCCTTCACAGTGGCGCAAACGGCAGGTCTCAAATCACGAATAA
- a CDS encoding MotA/TolQ/ExbB proton channel family protein has protein sequence MSILFLTAAGAAAPEAAAQFGLIPALKEGGPISIAIFSVMVIMSVFSFYIMFTKLFEQQKVLNQAKQVRAQFWRAATLEEGAAKLDKNSAFRQVVDDGIEAQKQHSLLTDPVEAHDWLHGAMARSEESINNKLAGGLPFLATVGATAPFVGLLGTVIGIYSALIKIGIAGQADIGKIAGPVGEALIMTAIGLFVAVPAVLAYNWLQARNKSIARSLSTFSNDVLGYISSGGRVKPAVTAAPAGKPAPAGAVKK, from the coding sequence ATGTCGATTTTGTTTCTAACGGCGGCCGGTGCCGCAGCTCCAGAGGCCGCCGCCCAGTTCGGTCTTATCCCTGCCCTTAAAGAAGGTGGCCCGATATCCATCGCGATTTTCTCGGTGATGGTTATCATGTCGGTGTTCTCTTTCTACATCATGTTCACCAAGCTGTTTGAACAGCAGAAGGTTCTGAATCAGGCCAAGCAAGTCCGCGCCCAGTTCTGGCGTGCAGCTACCTTGGAAGAGGGCGCAGCGAAGCTGGACAAGAACAGCGCCTTCCGTCAGGTCGTTGACGACGGTATCGAAGCGCAAAAGCAGCACAGCCTGTTGACCGATCCGGTTGAAGCACATGACTGGCTGCACGGTGCAATGGCCCGTTCGGAAGAGTCGATCAACAATAAGCTGGCCGGCGGCCTTCCCTTCCTCGCGACCGTTGGTGCTACCGCACCGTTCGTCGGTCTGCTGGGTACGGTTATCGGTATTTATTCGGCGCTGATTAAGATCGGTATCGCTGGTCAGGCCGACATCGGCAAGATCGCTGGTCCGGTTGGTGAAGCACTGATCATGACCGCCATTGGTCTGTTCGTCGCTGTTCCTGCGGTTCTTGCCTATAACTGGCTTCAGGCTCGTAACAAGTCGATCGCCCGTAGCCTGTCGACCTTCTCGAACGATGTGCTTGGTTACATCTCGTCAGGTGGTCGCGTGAAGCCTGCTGTGACGGCTGCGCCTGCTGGCAAGCCTGCACCTGCTGGCGCGGTAAAGAAGTAA
- a CDS encoding cob(I)yrinic acid a,c-diamide adenosyltransferase produces the protein MVKLNKIYTRTGDDGTTGLVDGSRVSKSNARLHAIGEIDEANCALGVAVQCLESDEGQTTLVSDLRRIQNDLFDLGADIATPGSSFEPSPMELRIVPAQVEWLEAAIDRANEQLPPLTSFILPGGSMAAAHMHMARAISRRAERALVAASQSVSINPHALEYVNRLSDYLFVLCRVINASRNGDILWVPGASR, from the coding sequence ATGGTTAAACTGAACAAGATTTACACGCGCACCGGCGACGACGGCACAACAGGCTTGGTTGACGGGTCGCGTGTATCCAAATCCAACGCCCGGCTCCATGCAATTGGCGAAATTGACGAAGCCAATTGTGCTTTGGGTGTTGCCGTTCAGTGTCTGGAATCGGACGAGGGTCAAACGACTTTGGTCAGTGATCTTCGCCGTATCCAGAATGACCTTTTCGATCTTGGTGCCGATATCGCAACGCCGGGGTCGAGTTTTGAGCCGTCACCTATGGAATTGCGGATCGTTCCTGCGCAAGTTGAATGGCTAGAGGCGGCCATTGACCGGGCGAATGAGCAATTGCCGCCACTCACCAGTTTCATTCTGCCTGGCGGAAGCATGGCAGCGGCGCATATGCATATGGCACGGGCGATTTCGCGCCGTGCCGAACGCGCCCTTGTCGCGGCTTCGCAATCGGTCAGCATCAATCCGCACGCCCTGGAATATGTTAACCGGCTGTCGGATTATCTCTTTGTTCTGTGCCGCGTGATCAATGCATCACGAAATGGCGATATATTGTGGGTTCCGGGCGCGTCGCGATGA
- a CDS encoding energy transducer TonB, translating to MAYADQDGMSTNRLVSVIIVILLHAFLGYALVTGLAYDAVVAIKEKMTVVDVKEEEPPEEEEPPPEPEKQIEPPVVSPPPMVVTVTPPPTVRTVDTPPPAAPIVPTAAPPAPSAPPPPPPPVAKRPNPLPKGNPGNWANTNDYPSRALQQEREGTTGFRVTVGPNGRVTDCQITSSSGHPDLDQATCTNVTRRARFDPALDGSGNPTTGTYSNRVRWQIPK from the coding sequence ATGGCATATGCTGATCAAGATGGGATGAGCACAAACCGTTTGGTTTCTGTCATCATTGTTATCCTTCTTCACGCGTTCCTCGGTTATGCCTTGGTGACCGGCCTCGCCTATGACGCGGTCGTTGCTATCAAGGAAAAGATGACCGTCGTCGACGTGAAAGAAGAAGAACCGCCGGAAGAAGAAGAGCCACCACCAGAGCCTGAAAAGCAGATCGAGCCTCCGGTTGTCTCTCCTCCGCCAATGGTTGTGACGGTAACGCCGCCGCCAACAGTACGTACGGTTGATACACCGCCGCCGGCTGCGCCGATCGTTCCGACTGCAGCACCGCCTGCGCCTTCGGCACCGCCTCCACCTCCGCCCCCTGTGGCGAAGCGTCCTAACCCGCTGCCGAAGGGCAATCCGGGCAACTGGGCCAATACCAACGACTATCCGTCGCGGGCATTGCAGCAGGAGCGTGAAGGTACCACCGGTTTCCGCGTAACGGTTGGCCCCAATGGGCGTGTCACCGATTGCCAGATTACATCATCCAGCGGCCATCCTGATCTTGATCAGGCTACCTGCACAAACGTCACCCGTCGTGCGCGTTTTGACCCGGCCCTGGATGGCAGTGGTAACCCCACTACCGGCACTTATTCCAACCGCGTCCGGTGGCAGATACCGAAATAA
- a CDS encoding HIG1 domain-containing protein: MTILLVLLIIASAGAVAFALVRGLHAFANMRPTELDKDGIPQSLAMQNKMMFARVKWQAITVMLVVVLLLVAGAQ, translated from the coding sequence ATGACTATTTTGCTGGTACTCTTGATTATCGCTTCGGCAGGTGCGGTTGCTTTTGCGCTTGTTCGTGGTCTGCATGCCTTTGCGAATATGCGCCCGACCGAATTGGACAAAGACGGAATTCCGCAATCGCTCGCCATGCAAAACAAGATGATGTTTGCGCGCGTGAAGTGGCAGGCCATTACGGTCATGCTTGTCGTGGTTCTCTTGCTTGTTGCGGGTGCGCAATAA
- the egtD gene encoding L-histidine N(alpha)-methyltransferase: protein MSEADFKLQADPQFRADVLAGLKGPRRAIPARWFYDERGSQLFDDITHLPEYYPTRTETDLLKDCRAEFAKHIPAGAAVVEFGAGSATKTPLLLEAIRPDIYIPVDISGDYLRMSAEVLAGQFPDLTIRPVEADFSQDMHLPTDKPSEARLGFFPGSTIGNFVPRSSVDLLRHMRGHLGQGAMLLIGFDRIKPVEILLPAYDDAAGVTAAFNLNLLVRINRELDGNIPVEAFSHQVQWNDREARIEMHLRCAWDVQFTVSGKEFQIQAGESIHTENSHKFDLRSLRILLRAGGWTPVAEYSDAQEWFTLVLAEAAPFYNAP from the coding sequence ATGTCTGAGGCGGATTTCAAGCTCCAGGCTGACCCTCAATTTCGCGCTGATGTTCTCGCAGGTCTGAAGGGGCCGCGCCGGGCTATCCCCGCGCGATGGTTTTACGACGAACGCGGATCGCAGCTTTTTGACGATATCACCCATTTGCCGGAATATTACCCGACACGCACCGAAACGGACTTGTTGAAGGATTGCCGAGCCGAATTCGCGAAACATATCCCAGCGGGGGCTGCCGTTGTGGAGTTTGGAGCGGGGAGCGCAACGAAAACACCACTGCTGTTGGAGGCCATTCGGCCGGACATCTATATTCCTGTCGATATTTCGGGTGATTATCTTAGAATGTCCGCAGAAGTGCTCGCCGGGCAATTTCCCGACCTAACCATTCGCCCTGTCGAAGCCGACTTTTCGCAAGATATGCATTTGCCCACCGATAAACCTAGCGAAGCCCGTCTCGGTTTTTTTCCGGGATCAACGATTGGCAATTTCGTTCCGCGCAGCAGCGTGGACCTTTTGCGTCATATGCGGGGCCATCTGGGGCAGGGCGCTATGCTTCTTATCGGGTTTGACCGCATCAAACCGGTCGAGATTTTGTTACCTGCATATGATGATGCCGCAGGTGTGACGGCGGCGTTCAACCTGAACCTTCTTGTGCGAATAAATCGGGAGCTGGACGGAAATATTCCCGTCGAAGCCTTTTCCCATCAAGTTCAGTGGAACGACCGCGAAGCGCGGATTGAAATGCATTTGCGCTGTGCCTGGGACGTGCAGTTCACCGTCTCTGGCAAAGAGTTCCAGATTCAGGCCGGCGAATCCATTCATACTGAAAACAGTCATAAATTCGACCTGCGCAGTTTGCGTATCTTACTACGGGCAGGCGGCTGGACCCCTGTTGCGGAATATAGCGATGCGCAGGAATGGTTCACTTTGGTCCTGGCCGAAGCCGCGCCATTCTATAACGCCCCGTAA
- the gluQRS gene encoding tRNA glutamyl-Q(34) synthetase GluQRS — translation MVFLPIIERPTAVPVRTRFAPSPNGALHLGHAFSALCARDFAHSHGGQFLLRIEDIDGTRSRPEHITAILADLDWLSLIPDEPVSYQSRNMERYQRALDELKALGLLYRCTCTRSDILAALKQTPVSHGPDGPHYPGTCRNRRIDPAKPFCWRIDMAKALVMTGPIQWTDMVAGTHFADPLQFGDVVLWRKDAPASYHLAATVDDAADGISHVVRGLDLFAYTAIHRVLQQLLDLPVPQYWHHRLLVDDSGQKLAKSKSSPPLSARRVAGEDGRLLIDNLHQGVLPLGISLSSA, via the coding sequence ATGGTATTTTTACCGATCATTGAACGCCCCACCGCGGTTCCGGTGCGCACGCGATTTGCACCCAGTCCCAATGGCGCGCTGCATTTGGGGCATGCCTTCTCCGCCCTGTGTGCCCGTGACTTTGCTCATTCGCATGGTGGGCAATTCCTGTTGCGGATTGAGGATATTGACGGCACCCGGAGCAGGCCGGAACATATCACAGCAATTTTAGCGGATTTAGATTGGCTGTCGCTCATTCCCGACGAGCCTGTCAGCTATCAGTCCAGAAACATGGAACGCTACCAACGGGCGCTTGACGAATTAAAAGCACTTGGACTGCTTTACCGGTGCACCTGTACCCGCAGCGATATTTTGGCGGCGTTGAAACAGACGCCGGTATCGCATGGCCCTGACGGCCCACATTATCCCGGAACATGCCGTAACCGGAGAATCGACCCGGCCAAGCCCTTCTGCTGGCGAATCGATATGGCAAAGGCTTTGGTGATGACCGGACCCATCCAATGGACGGACATGGTCGCGGGCACGCATTTTGCCGACCCCTTGCAGTTCGGGGATGTCGTTCTTTGGCGGAAAGATGCGCCCGCGTCGTACCATCTGGCGGCAACGGTCGACGATGCGGCAGACGGCATAAGCCATGTTGTCCGGGGACTAGACCTATTTGCATACACCGCCATCCACCGTGTTTTGCAGCAATTGCTGGACCTTCCGGTACCACAATATTGGCATCACCGCCTCTTGGTGGACGACAGCGGACAGAAATTGGCGAAGAGCAAATCCTCGCCACCGCTTTCTGCCCGCCGCGTTGCTGGTGAAGACGGACGGCTATTGATCGATAATTTGCATCAAGGGGTGCTACCGCTTGGCATTTCGCTGTCGAGCGCCTAG
- a CDS encoding S41 family peptidase — protein sequence MLNRRHFLAQGAGTALATAVAFPSAARAATTASAPSDIALVREIVTTLHPGLYRYNSPKTIDQALSKLELTWSDTPDLSSRYLHLSLFLATIKCGHSYANFFNQTKQVKADLFDRRTRLPFAFKWIGNQMVVTEDQSGTNSLPRGTVIKEVNGIDTRAMLARLLPYVRADGHNDAKRRALLSMTGADELETFDIFHGLIYGAPGSSEGEHREGFHRLRMRLPNSASDVWVDLPALTLAERQAFYKAPNYRGDTPVWEWTMRPDGIAVLKMDGWALYNSTWKWEAWLNDRLDSLSGAKGLIVDIRENEGGLDCGDILLSRLAGKDIIKPRADRLVRYQKTPEHLNRYLDTWDDSFRNWGDQVEPLNDRFYKLKRWDDDGILAAKGPRVTTPMVVLTSAQNSSATFQFVSLTKQLGLGTLVGEATGGNQRGINGGAFFFARLPESGIEFDMPLIGYFPQDQMPDAGLSPDLAVPLSAKAIADGADNQLDTAVRHLLRHA from the coding sequence ATGTTGAACCGCCGCCACTTTCTCGCCCAAGGCGCTGGAACGGCTTTAGCCACCGCCGTTGCCTTCCCAAGCGCAGCGCGGGCTGCCACCACTGCGTCCGCCCCGAGCGATATCGCTTTGGTCCGTGAAATCGTAACGACGCTTCACCCCGGTCTCTACAGGTACAACAGCCCAAAGACGATTGATCAGGCATTAAGCAAGCTTGAGCTGACGTGGTCCGACACGCCCGACCTGTCGTCGCGTTATCTGCACCTGTCGCTTTTTCTGGCGACGATCAAATGCGGGCACAGCTACGCCAATTTCTTTAACCAGACAAAACAGGTGAAAGCCGACCTGTTTGACCGGCGCACCCGCCTACCTTTTGCATTCAAATGGATCGGTAACCAGATGGTGGTGACAGAGGATCAGAGCGGTACGAACAGCCTGCCCCGCGGCACCGTCATCAAGGAAGTCAACGGAATCGACACCAGGGCTATGCTCGCGCGCTTGCTCCCCTATGTTCGGGCGGACGGCCATAATGATGCGAAGCGTCGGGCCTTGCTGTCCATGACAGGCGCCGACGAGTTGGAGACATTCGATATCTTTCATGGCCTGATTTACGGTGCTCCCGGAAGCTCTGAAGGAGAACACAGAGAAGGATTTCACCGCCTACGGATGCGGTTGCCGAATTCAGCATCGGATGTTTGGGTCGATCTACCGGCGCTCACACTTGCAGAAAGGCAGGCATTTTACAAAGCCCCGAACTATCGTGGTGATACCCCGGTGTGGGAATGGACGATGCGCCCCGATGGCATTGCAGTCCTCAAGATGGATGGGTGGGCGCTGTACAACAGCACATGGAAGTGGGAGGCGTGGTTGAATGACCGGTTGGACAGTTTATCCGGCGCAAAAGGGCTGATTGTCGATATACGGGAGAATGAAGGCGGCCTTGATTGTGGCGATATCCTGCTTTCCCGGCTGGCCGGCAAGGACATCATCAAACCGCGCGCCGACCGTCTCGTCCGGTACCAGAAAACGCCCGAGCATCTGAACCGCTATCTTGACACATGGGATGACAGCTTCCGGAACTGGGGAGATCAGGTCGAACCGCTTAACGATCGCTTTTACAAGTTGAAGCGGTGGGACGACGACGGAATATTGGCGGCAAAAGGCCCGAGGGTCACTACGCCGATGGTAGTGTTGACGAGCGCACAAAATAGCAGCGCGACATTCCAATTTGTTTCGCTGACCAAGCAACTCGGTCTCGGGACATTGGTAGGTGAAGCGACCGGCGGAAACCAGCGGGGCATAAATGGCGGTGCCTTTTTCTTTGCCCGACTGCCGGAATCGGGCATCGAATTTGATATGCCGCTGATCGGCTATTTCCCGCAAGATCAAATGCCTGACGCAGGCCTGTCTCCGGACCTTGCGGTGCCCCTGTCGGCCAAGGCTATTGCAGATGGAGCGGACAATCAGTTGGATACGGCAGTCCGTCACCTTCTGCGCCACGCATAG
- a CDS encoding ExbD/TolR family protein, whose protein sequence is MAISSGGGGEDTPMSDINTTPLVDVMLVLLIVFLIAIPVAIQTVKMDIPVVKFEPTKAKRENVLLSVTTTDAGGRDPGDPAYEGANPNGECRIYWNVTPVDSTELVDRAAKHLKAEFEKLGGEEAAKAGLIEPDMLPEAHIRGDINTPYRCIGGAIYTMQMAGFARVGFISSPFENANVQ, encoded by the coding sequence ATGGCAATCAGTTCAGGAGGCGGCGGCGAAGACACGCCAATGTCTGACATCAACACGACGCCGCTCGTCGACGTCATGCTGGTGCTCCTCATCGTTTTCCTCATCGCTATTCCGGTCGCCATCCAGACGGTGAAAATGGATATTCCGGTCGTGAAGTTCGAACCGACAAAGGCAAAGCGTGAAAACGTGTTGCTGTCGGTGACGACAACAGACGCCGGTGGGCGCGATCCAGGTGACCCCGCTTATGAGGGTGCTAACCCGAATGGCGAATGCCGCATTTACTGGAACGTCACACCGGTAGATTCGACCGAGTTGGTCGATCGTGCAGCGAAGCATTTGAAAGCCGAGTTTGAAAAGCTGGGTGGCGAAGAGGCTGCTAAGGCTGGCTTGATTGAGCCGGACATGCTGCCCGAAGCGCATATTCGTGGTGATATCAATACACCTTATCGGTGCATCGGTGGTGCAATTTACACCATGCAGATGGCTGGTTTCGCCCGTGTTGGCTTCATTTCATCGCCGTTCGAAAATGCGAACGTGCAGTAA
- the egtB gene encoding ergothioneine biosynthesis protein EgtB, with translation MTRNLRDRFFAARKLTVDLVKPLSDADATVQSMPDASPAKWHLAHVTWFLESFILRDHVPGYRAFDDSFAYLFNSYYEAEGARHSRAARGLITRPSLVEVHAYRAHVEAALDAHWNNLPESALALLELGIQHEQQHQELLLTDILHLFSQNPTYPAYWPEPVVRAVPDAQAPAARWVSGPSGMQLIGHGGSTFAFDCEGPRHEVFLQPFALSSRTVSNGEWMQFMNDNGYGEPRHWLSDGWAWVQREHVGAPLYWQQDRDGQWLSFGLDGLRAIDLSAPVTHINLFEADAYASWADARLPTEAEWEAAAESHDAAAGNQLDAAGPVRPNASQAASLFGNVWQWTGSAYRPYPGFRAADGAVGEYNGKFMSGQFVLRGGSCATPRGHVRASYRNFFYPHQRWQFTGLRLARDV, from the coding sequence ATGACGCGCAACCTTCGTGACCGGTTTTTTGCCGCACGTAAACTGACCGTCGATTTGGTCAAACCGCTTTCCGATGCGGATGCTACCGTCCAATCTATGCCGGATGCGTCCCCGGCTAAATGGCATCTGGCGCATGTGACATGGTTCCTCGAAAGCTTCATCCTGCGGGACCATGTCCCCGGATACCGGGCGTTTGACGACAGCTTCGCCTATCTGTTCAACAGCTATTATGAAGCCGAAGGCGCACGGCATTCGCGCGCGGCGCGCGGGTTGATCACACGACCCTCGCTTGTCGAAGTGCACGCCTATCGCGCCCATGTCGAAGCCGCGCTGGATGCGCACTGGAACAATCTTCCCGAATCAGCATTGGCATTGCTGGAGCTTGGCATTCAGCACGAGCAACAACATCAGGAATTGCTGCTGACCGATATCTTGCACCTTTTTTCGCAAAACCCGACCTATCCTGCTTATTGGCCGGAGCCGGTCGTGCGGGCCGTACCGGACGCTCAAGCGCCTGCCGCACGTTGGGTTTCAGGTCCGTCCGGGATGCAACTCATCGGACATGGCGGCTCAACCTTTGCCTTCGATTGTGAGGGGCCACGCCACGAAGTTTTTTTGCAACCTTTCGCGCTATCGTCACGAACCGTGTCCAATGGTGAATGGATGCAGTTCATGAACGACAATGGATATGGCGAGCCGCGCCACTGGCTATCCGACGGATGGGCCTGGGTGCAGCGCGAACATGTGGGCGCACCGCTTTATTGGCAGCAGGACCGGGATGGCCAGTGGTTGTCTTTCGGTTTGGATGGCTTGAGGGCCATCGACCTTAGTGCGCCGGTCACGCACATCAACCTTTTTGAAGCTGACGCCTATGCTAGCTGGGCCGATGCCCGTTTGCCGACCGAGGCGGAATGGGAGGCCGCAGCGGAATCGCATGATGCGGCCGCGGGCAACCAACTGGATGCTGCGGGGCCTGTAAGGCCAAACGCGTCCCAAGCAGCTTCGCTATTCGGCAATGTCTGGCAATGGACGGGCAGCGCCTATCGTCCATATCCCGGTTTTCGCGCGGCCGATGGCGCGGTCGGCGAGTATAATGGCAAGTTCATGAGCGGACAGTTCGTCTTGCGTGGCGGCAGCTGCGCGACGCCGCGTGGCCATGTCCGTGCGAGCTATCGCAATTTCTTTTATCCGCACCAGCGTTGGCAGTTCACCGGATTGCGGCTGGCCCGTGATGTCTGA